The Polyangium aurulentum genomic interval GCACGACCCGATCGAGATGTGCGTGGTCACGGCGGGGAGCGCCGACGGCTTCTTCAAGACGGGCAGCTACTGCGACTACCGGAACCTGCAAAAGCAGGCGGCCGTTGCAGGCGACACCAACCTCGTCGATTCCCACGTGGGCCTGGTCTACAACCAGTGGCTCGGCAACGTGCTGCAATCGATGGGCCTGTCGCCCGCCGACTACGAGACGGACGGCTACGGCGGCTATGGCCTGGTGCAGCTCTCGACCGAGGGCTGGTACGGCGGGTACAACAAGTACGGCAGCGCCGAGCTGGGCGTGATGAGCGAGATCCTCCCCTTCCTGAAGGTCTGAACGAGCGTGGCCCGAGCGCGCGCGCTTGCTCGCGCGCGCGCTCGGCGGCCTGCTGCCGTGGCGGCGGTGGCGCTACGGCATCTCGGGCGCGTAAAACTTCGACGGGAAGTGGCTCAGGTCCGTGTCCGTGTTATGGGGAGCGGTGTTATGGCAGCCGAAGCAGCCGGACTTGTTCGCGTTGGAGAGGCTCGAGCCATTCGGGTCGTAGGCCGTCGAGCCCGTCTGCAGGAACGTCTCCAGCGCGGTGTTGGCGAGGTTCGGGAAGCCCACCGCCGTCTTCTCCGGCACGTTCGGCTTTGGCTCCTGGAAGACGGCGATCGAGAAGTCCTTGTCGGGCGCCTGCTCCCCCTGGGTCCACAGCGTCCCGACGAGCTGGTAGTTCTGCCAGACGCCCTCGAGATGGGGGCGTAGCGTCGCGTTCAGGCACTCCGTATTGCCGGCGCTGTTGGCCAGCGGGCCCTGGCGGGAAATTTCGCAATTGGCGGCGCTCGCGCCTCCCGCGGGCAGGACGTCGGTGCGGCAGATGTTGACCTGCCGGAATGTCTCTTTGTCGAGCGGGTCGTGCGGGTCGAGGTTGCATTGCGCATTGTCCGCGGTGACGCCGCAGGTCTTCGTCTCCATCACGCTGGCCGGCGCCTTCGCCGGGTCGAAGAACGACCACGGCGTCCCGAGCGGCGACTGCTGCGCAATCGGCGTGCTCGAGCCCGCCGTGCAGTCCGGCGCGTTCGCGATGTGCTCGAACGAGGCCCAGATCCACTCGCCGTGCGTCGGCGTCTTCTGCGCGATGTGCAGGGCGACCATGCCCAGCTTCGTCCCGGCGCAATACATCTGCGTGGAGGGACAGTCACCTTCCGGAAACTGCCGCCACGCCGTCTTCACCTCGATCGAACCCAGGACGGTCTTGCCCTCGCCCCTCCCCGGCAGCCAGATTTGCTCCGTGTTCTTGCAGGGGGAGAATGGCTCCGTCGTCTCCGGCTTGCAGAAGTCGTCGTAGCCCTTCTGCGTGAAGTAGCCCTTGCCGACGATGAAGTCGTACATCGCCTCGTTGAAGCGCATGTCGTAAAGCACGGTCTGCCCTGCGACGTCGATGAGCTCGTCCCCCCCGTTGCCGGCCTGCTTTCGATCCAGCCTTTTCACGTCGAGCGTGGTGTTGCCGCCAGGGAACGCGCCCGGCGGGAGCGAGTCGTCGGGCCGCAGCATGTTGTACGAGGGCGCGTAGGACAGAAACCTCGGCTTGCTCGGGAAGCTCGGGTCATTGGGGTCCGACACCGTCTGGACGAGGTACAGGAATTCGTTCCATGCGAACGTGTGGAAGTCGCAAAAAGATTGATCGCCGGGGACATCCACCAGAGGCTGCGGGCGCGCGACGTCGATTTTCGTACCGTCGCTGAAGGTGCCGGAGCAACTCGTCTGCGGGCTCGGGGGCGGCGGGTCCGGCGGGTCCGGGGGCCCGCAATGGAGGGTGACGCCGCCGAGGGACACGACCACGAGGGTGGATGTCGCGAGACGTCGAACAGAGGCGTGCGATGAGAAAGGCATCATGGGGAACGCTCCGGGGCACGGGGTGTGTCCAGCGCCTCACGCAATACCGATGCCATGACGCCTCGTGGAGGCCTGTCGATCGAGGCGCCCGGGAGATGCGCCCGCGTTGCGTCGAGGATCCCAGCGGGATTGCTGCCTCCTCGACGCGAGGCAAGCGTTGACGCCCTGCCGGCAAATGCTTGCCGGCGCCGGCAGGATCTGGCTGGGCCAGGCGCACCTGCGTGTCGTTTTCGGACGCAGCGCGTCCTGCCATGAAGCGCGCCCCGCGGGTGATCGGGTCCGTGATCGGTGGAACCGCGGTTCCTGAGCGCCATCCAGGCTGCGCTCCGGCACTGAATGAAGCGGGCCCCGCGGGTGATCGGGTCCGTGGTCGGTGGCATCGCGGTTGCTGAGCGTCATCCAGGCTGCGCTCCGGCACTCTCTATCGCGTCGCGCGGAGCCGCGTTCATCCTGATGCGCGACGTGAACGAGCGCGAGACCCAGAATGCGCCATGTGGGCAGCGCGCGGGTACCCACCACGCGCGCGAATCCGTGTACTGTATAGAAGCACCCTTGCGTCCCGAGCTCGAGTTCTCCGGCCTGGCGGTGCGAAGGAGACGTGTACGATGACCACCGAGAAGAAGGACGTGATATCCCCGCCGCCTTGCTACGATTGCAAGGGCGATCCCGCCGCGCGCCTGAAGCAGATGTTCGTGGACATCGGGCAGGCCCGCCGCATCGAGAAGGGGCAATGCCCGGCGCAGCGGGCCGTGTTCCGGAACGTGCACGGCGTCGCCTACGGCCGATTCGAGGTCCGCGACGATCTACCGCCGGAGCTGAAGGTCGGCGTCTTCGCGCAGGCGAAGGCATTCGAGACCTGGGTGCGCTCCTCGAGCGACAGCGACCCCGCCGGCCCGGACCTGAGGACCACCGTCGGGATCGGCATCAAGCTCTTCGGCGTCGAGGGCGAGAAGCTCCTCGAGCAAGGCGACACCCAGGACTTCATCCTGCAAAACCATGACGTCTTCTTCGTCGATGACGCCGAGGAAATGTGCGAGTTCACCTACGCCGGCGTGGTGGCCGGAGACTATCCGAGCTACCTGCGCACGCACCCCAAGACGGCGCGCGTCTTCGACGAGATGGCCAAGGTCGAGGGCAGCGTCCTCACCGCGACCTACTGGAGCGGCTTGCCATTCAAGCTCGGCGAGGGGCGCTACGTGAAGTACAAGCTCGTGCCGGATACGCGTCCCGAGAACGTACCCAACGACGTGGCGAACTACATGGCCATCGACATGGCGGTCCGGCTGCGCCAGCGGGCATATACCTTCAAATTCTACGTCCAGCTCTTCGTGGACGACGACAAGACGCCCCTCGACAAGGCGACCGTGCGCTGGAGCGAGGCCGACAGCGAGCCGATCCACGTGGCGACGTTGACCCTGTTCCAGCAGGACATCGAGGCGCGCGGCCAGGCGGCGTACGGCGACAACCTGGCATTCAACATCTGGCACGCCCTGCCCACGCACGAGCCGGTCGGCAGCATCGCCCTCGTCCGCAAGTCGGTCTACGCGGCCAGCGCGGAGGCGCGGCGCACGGCCAATGGCGTCCCCCTCCAGGAGCCCGGCGAGCCCCGAAGGCCCGCGCTCCCGATCTCGCCCACGGCCCCGCGCGAGCCGACCGGCAAGGACCGCTGCATCGTGAGGGCCGCCATTCATCCGTCGATCGGCGTCGCCCGTGTCGGCAACAGCCACGCCGAGGGCGAGCATGGCTATTACATCGGACCGGAGGTGCCCGATCCGCCGGCGCCCGCGCCAGGCTACCACCGCGACCGCGACGGCCGCCTGAAGCGTCAGGCGGCCCGGTTCCGTATCTACGGCCTCGACAGCGAGGGCAACGTCGTCGCAGAGCTGACGCCGGACAACGCCGAGATCCGCTGGACCGTCCACCTCGCCAACAAGAAGTCGGCCTGGTACCAATTCCAGCTCGCCCTCGACATCCCCGAGGCCGCCTCCGTCCCGCCGTCGGGCCTGCGGAATGCCGAGGTGGCCAACCGCGCGGACCTGGTCATCGATCCGGGCTCTCTGAGCATCGACGCGCGCGAACGCGGCGGCGACGAGTACAGGTTCGACAGGGGCCGCTTCATGGGCACGCCGGTGTACCTCGGCGAGCTGCGCACCGATGAACGAGGTCACCTCATCGTCCTCGGCGGCCGTGGGCACGCGGCCGCGCACAACGGCGCGCGGGCCGTGACGTTCGCCAACAACGAAGGCTGGCACGACGATATCTCCGACGGGCCCGTCACGGCCGAGGTCCATTACGAGGGCCGCATGCTGGACGTGGATCCGGCCTGGGTGGTGGTGGCGCCGCCGAACTACGCGCCCATGCAGAAGTCGGTGCGCACGATGTACGATCTGATCCGCGACGTCGCCATCCAGGCAGGCCAGCTCCCGAAGCCTCGACGGCCGTCCTTCGACCGGGATATCCGGCCCATCCTCGAGCGGCTCTCGCGGCTGCAATGGGTGAACGCCGGGTTCGCCGCAGCCTTCGGCTGGAAGGGGCCGTTCGACCTCGCCTCCCCCGAATGGCTGGAGCGGCTCTCCAGGCCCAGCGCGGCCGACCGCGCGACGCGGCACATGCTCGCCAATCAGTTCCGCGCCCTCGATCGCGACGGGGCGGCGCCGTCGCCGTGGCCGTGGCTCTACGGCGACGCGATGAACGTCCCGCCGGCCGCGACGCCGCGCCAGAACTGCGCGCTGACGGACACGCAGATCGAGATGCTCGGGCAATGGGCGATGGGCGATTTCGACGCCGATTACGATCCGAACCGGACGCCGCCGCGCAGCATCGACGAGGTGCCGCTCGCAGATCAGCCGGCGACGCTGGACCGCGCGTCCCTCGATTTCTGCCTGGCCGACGCCTTCCACCCCGGCTGCGAGATGACCTGGCCCATGCGGCACGCGAGCCTGTACATGCCCAGGAGCCCGTTTCGCATCCAGCACGCCACGGACCCGGTGGAGCCCAGCTTCGGCGGCATTCTGAGCAGCGACACGGCCCTGTCCAGGTCCGGGCCGCTCGGCGGTCAATACCCCGGCGGGCTCACCCGATGGATGGCCGTGCCGTGGCATACCGACTCGGCGAGCTGCCGATCCGGCTATTCCAAGACCTACGACCCTTACCTGCCCACATTCTGGCCGGCTCGGGTGCCGAACCAGGTGCTCACGCGCCAGAGCTACGAAATCGTCAAGGACACCTCGAAGCCGCTGGACGAGCGCATGGCCGCGTTCGCCAATCGCGCCACGTGGTTGCGGCCCATCATCGAGCAGCCGCCCGAGGTCTACGAGGCCACGATCAACACCATGATCGAGCATTTCGACTATCTCTCTGTCGTGGAGCCCGCCGAGGGACCGCCGGATCGAGAGAACTTCCCGGCCTACATGGAGGTGGAAGATCGGCACGACGAGCCCGATGTGTACGATCCCGACGCGAGCCGCACGAACAAGGCGCTCGCCAGTGTCCGGGAGGCGGTCACCGGCACGAGGCCGCAGCCGGCGGCGACATCCCCTGCGTCGGATCTGGGCGCTATCGACAAGGTCCGCCGCTTTCCGTTCGGTTTGCGCTGATGGCGAGCGCGGACGTCCTGATCCTCGGCGCCGGCCCGGCCGGCGCCATCGCCGCGTTGAACCTCGCGCCCACGCGCCGCGTGCTGCTCGTCGAGCGGCGCAAAGACGCATCTCCGCGTATCGGCGAGTCGCTCCCGCCCGCGGCGCGGCGACTGCTCACGGACATGGGCCTCTGGGAGTCCTTTCTCTCGGAGGGACATGCTCCCTGCTTCGGCAACCGCGCGATCTGGGGTGGGCCAGATCCGGTTGAAATGGATTTCGTGCGCGACCTCGACGGCCACGGGTTCCACCTCGACCGGGCCCGATTCGAGATCTGGTTGCGGCGCGAGGCCGTGCGGCGAGGAGCGGCCTTGATCTTCCCGGCCGCCCTCCACTCCATTGCGCGCGATGGGGACGGCTGGCGGGTCCGGCTCTCGTCCGATCGAGGCGTGCTCGAGACCAGGGTCTCCGTGCTGGTCGACGCTGGCGGGCGCTCTGCCCCGCTCTCGCGCAGGCTGGGCGCCCGGCGTACCGCCAGCGACAAGCTGGTTTGCGGCTGGGTGCATGGCCATTGCGCGGAGAGCGGGCCGAGCGCGGGCACGACGTACATCGAGGCGGAGCCGGACGGCTGGTGGTACTCCGCGCCCCTGCCTGCCGGGCGGCGGGTTCTGGCCTTTCACACCGACGCCGATCTGCCCGCCGCCCGGGTGACACACGATCGCGACGCGCTCCTCGCCCGGGCGAGGTCGATCTCCGGGCTCTCCGGGGTGCTGGAGGCCGCCATGTTCCTGCCCGACGAGCGCAGCGGATTCACCGCGGCCCACAGCGCGGTGACGTCCCCGTACGTGGGCGATGGATGGCTGGCCGTCGGGGACGCGGCCTCGAGCTTCGACCCGCTCTCGTCGCAGGGGCTCTTGAACGCGCTCTTCACCGGGCTCGCGGCGGCGGAGGCCATCGAGCGTCACCTCGAAGGCGACGCGGACGCCATACCCGGTCACGCGCGCGCGCTCGAGGGCATCTGGGCCGCCTATGAGCGCCACCTGCGCCTCTTCTATGCGCAGGAGATCCGCTGGCCCGATCGACCCTTCTGGCAACGGAGGAGGGGGGCACTCCATCTGACAGCTCCCGCTCCAGAAAGAGCGCTCCCGGGACTGGGCCGATTGGCCTAGCGGCGGCGGGGCGGCGGCGGGGTGAGGTCGGCCTCGTCCGGCGCATCCGCCACGTGCTGGGCGTACCAGTCTGCATAGGGGGTATTCCAGACCATGTGGCGGTTATAGTCCGGCGCGCCGTCGCTCCACCACACGGGCCCGCGCTCGCCGAGGTCGACCTTGGCCTCGTGAACGCGGGCGCGCGCGTCCTTTTCGGCGTCGCGATCCTCCGCCCCGAGCGCGCGCCGCACGTCCGATCGGGCCCGCATGAGCGCCTTGGTGAGCGCCGCGCGCTGGCGAGGCTCGAGGGCTGGATTGGAGCAGCGCCACAGCCGCCCGCGGACCACGAAATACCGCCCATCCGGGGTCACGGGGTAGCGCATGAGCGCCCCTATCCTAGCGCGACAGGGGGCTCGGCGCGATCACTCCATCCGCACCCTCGCCACGCTCAGCGTGCCGTTGGTCTCGTTGCACACGATATCCGCGCCGAACTGCCCGTCGGCGTTGCCGACGTGGACGTCCTTGATCGTGGCGCCGGTGCACCAGCCGTCGAGGTCGCCGCGCCACTCGGCCGTCCAGAACTCGCCGATGGTGTTCGAGAGATCGATCTCGGTCTTCCCCGACACACCATCGCGGCACATGAGGTCGCTCCGGCCGTCGTTGTTGAAGTCGCCGACGTGCAGCGTGGCGTTCGAGCCCGTGCAGAAGTTGCGCGAGGCGAGGCTCCACTCGCTGCTCAGGAATTCGCCATTCGTGCTCGCCAGGTCGATGGCCATGGCGCCGTTGGTCTGGTTGCAGAGCACATCCTCGCGGCCGTCGCCGTTGAAGTCGCCCACGTGGAGCTCCTTCCCGGCTCCGTTGCAGAAGTTGCGCGCGTAGGACCAATCGGAGCTCCAGAACTCGCCGTTCGTGTTGGCGAGATCGACGAACATGTCGCCGTCGTCCTGGTTGCAGAGCAGATCGTCGCGGCCATCGCCGTTGAAATCGCCCACGTAGAGGTGCTCGTCCGCGGCGCGGCAGAAGTTGCGGCCGGAGAGGCTCCACTCGGAGCTCCAGAACTCGCCGCTCGTGTTGGCGAGATCGACGAACATGTCGCCGTCGTCCTGGTTGCAGAGCAGATCGTCGCGGCCATCGCCGTTGAAATCGCCCACGTAGAGGTGCTCGTCCGCGGCGCGGCAGAAGTTGCGACCGGAGAGGGCCCACTCGGAGCTCCAGTACTCGCCTTTGGTGTTCGAGAGATCGACGAACATGTCGCCGTCGTCCTGGTTGCAGAGCAGATCCATGCGGCCGTCGCCGTTGAAGTCGCCTGAATACAGGTGCTCGTTGCCATAGCGGCAGAAGTCACGGGCGATCGACCAGGTGCCAGGGACGAGGCCGAGGCGGGAGCGGGCGGTGGTGAGCGGCTTCGTGTATCCGGTCGGCAGCGTGCCCACGCGCTGGGTGAACTCCGTGGTGATGGGCGGCTCGTGGTTGAAGAACGACCAGATCACGTGGCTCTGCGATTCGGAGAGGTGCCGCTTGCATCCCGCGGGCGGGTTGCTCATGACATTCACGCCGACGGAGTTGTCCGGGTATCGACGCGCCACGCCGTCGATCTCCGGGTCACCCGAGATGAACGTCTGGCCCGCGAGCGTGCAGCTGAGCTCGCAGCTCGTGCCCGGTGAAACGAAGGTGCAAGAAGGCTCGATCAGCGCGAGGCTGCTCTCGTAAGGGACCGCGGCGGCCTTGCTGCCGAAGAAGACAGGGCCACTCACCGTGGAGCGGAACATGAGATCATAGCGATCGGCCTTCGTCCAGGTGAGGTCGGTGTCGGGATCCTGGCCGCCTGCCGACTGATACACGTGGGCCAGCCCCAGATAATGCCCGAGCTCGTGTGCCAGGGTATTCCCGATCAAGTTGGAAGGGGACATGACGAAGGTCCTCCCCACGTGAGGGAAATCGCCTGCGCTTCCATTGCGCCACCCCGGGATGATCATCACGATCTCGTCCTCGGGCGCGTAGGTCGCTGCTGCCGCGTGCCACCAGGAGCTCGCGAACGAGGCCCCGGCCGAAATCGTGCCTTTGGTGAGCGAGTCGGGCCAGGCATTCGCAGGGACCTCCGGGATGCCTGCCATGATCTCGCTCTTCACCTCCGCCCACGTCTGTGACGAGGCTGCGCCGCACCACAAGGTGGGGGATTGCACCCGCGTGAAGCTCCGCAGATAGAACTCCACGCCAGCGGCGGCGTAGATCTCGTTGGCGGTCGCGATGCCCTGCTGCACGCGCGTATCATTCGCCTCGCCGTTGTGGCCGGAGCAGGGTGGGACATCGTTTTTCACATCATCATCAGCATTCACGGGGATGATGCAGCGCGGAGCAGATGCCGAGCAATCGCTGTCCGCGATCGCGATGGCGCGAATCGGGATCCTCCTCCGATCGAGGGGCGACATGAGCGCCTGCTCGGCGGTCTTGGTCTCGAGCTCGGGCTCGAGCGCGGGCTCGTCGTTTTCGCTCACGCCGGTGCAGGCCCCGATCATGAGCATGAGCGGCATCATCATCCACGTGCTTCGCAAGCGCATTTTCTTCTCTCCGAGACAAAAGGAGCCCACCCGCGTCGATTCGCGGTCAGGCGCATCGTGATGCCGAGCCAGTCGTTGCCCGAGCAGTCCTCCGCGCCGTCAGCACGCCGCATGCCACGACCGCCCGGAGATGCGGTCGCCCATGAAAATACGAGGATTCCAAGCGAGCTGCGAGCGCTCACGCCCTGGCGGAGCATCGAGGCGCCTGCACGCGGAGCGGAGCCCGCGTCCCCCAGGTACGCGGCCGGCGTCCACACGTTACGCGGCCTTCGCCAGGGCAGGCGCCCCGAAAGCCTTCGAAGGTCCACCCGACCGGCCCAGGCGCCCCTCCGAACGCCTTCGAAGGTCCACCCGACCGGCCCAGGCGCGCCTCCGAACGCCTTCGAAGGTCCACCCGACCGGCCAGGCGCGCCTCCGAACGCCTTCGAAGGTCCACCTGACCGGCCAGGCGCGCTTCCGAACGCCTTCGAAGGTCCACCTGACCGGCCAGGCGCGCTTCCGAACGCCTTCGAAGGTCCACCTGACCGGCCAGGCGCCACCCTCAACCCCTTTCGATGCCCTCCTCGGTCGGTCAGTCGTGAGATCTACCACATCCGACGCGTTGTCTCGTCGCCGACCGTCGAGCTCTCCGCCCGTTCGGGGTCTGTGCGCTTGACAGGCGAGCCCGCACGAATGTTGGTTGTCCGATGCCGGATCGCGAGCCTCGTCGCGTGCCGCCGTCCGATCCCCCGCCCGATCCCGCGGCGAGCCGCACGCTTCGCAACCTGAAGATCGCCGCGGTGGCCGCGGTGGCCTCTGGCCTCGTCGCCGCCCAGCGCCTGGGCCTGTTCGGGATCTTCAGCGAGCCCGCGCGCATCAAGCAGGCGCTCGTGGAGCTCGGGCCGTGGGGCTATGTCGCGTTCGTGGCGGCGTACGCCGCGCTCCAGCCGTTCGGCGTGCCGGGCACGATGTTCATCCTGGCCGCGCCGCTCATCTGGCCGTGGCCGGTGGCGTTCGCGCTCTCCATGGCGGGCACCATGGCCGCGAGCGTCGTCGGGTTCTCGTTTGCGCGCTTCGTCGCGCGCGACTGGGTCTCGAAGTTCGTGCCCGCGCGCTTCCGCGCCTACGACGAGGCGCTCGAGAAGCGCGCGTTCTTCACCGTGTTCATGCTCCGGCTGATCTTCTGGATGCCGCCGATGCTCCACGTGTTCTTCGGCATCTCGCGGGTGCGATTCTGGACCCATTTCTGGGGCTCGCTGGTCGGGTACATCCTGCCCCTTTTGGCGACGTCCTATTTCGGCGAAAAGGTCTTCGACGCCATGCGCGACGCGCCCCCCTCGACGTGGATCGGCCTGGGCGCCGTGATGGTCATCATCGTCGTCCTCTTCTGGCGCTTCTCCCGCCGCTCCGCGGAGAAGGTCATTCCTTCGTGAGCGCTCGCCGGGGACGCCCGGCGCGAGGGTGTGGTACGGTGGCCTCCGTGCCTGCAACGATGACGCACCGGATCTGCCTCGAATCGTGGGAGCTCCTTCAGGTCTTTCGCGGCCCCACCATCCCGCGCGAGGGGAAGTCGCTGATCCTCGAGAAGGACGGCCAGGAGAAGAAGTACCGCGTCGCGACCGTGCTGTACAAGCTCGCCTCCAGCGGCGAGCTCATGGCCACGATCTTCGTCGCTCCCGCGTAGCGATCGGCGCAATGCGCGCGCGAATCAGAGCGAGAGGCTCCTTCGGCAGTGCGAGACCGAACACCATTGGCCCTCCTCGGGGGCTTGACTCGGATAGAGGTTCTGTGTCAACTCCCGGCTCCCGCGGAAACGGCCGCTCGGGGCGGAGATGGAAACAATGAGAACGCGACTCGGCAGCCTTCTGGCGATTTCTGGGGTGGTCCTTGCGATGGCCACGCTCGCCGCATGCGGCGACGACACGGGCGGCACGACCACGAACAACACGAACACGGGCGGCTCCGGCGGCACGGGCGGCACGGGTGGGACGGGCGGCACGGGCGGGACGGGCGGCACGGGTGGGACGGGCGGCACGGGCGGCGGGATGACGGCGACCCCGGAAGGATCGACGGCGGTCCTCGGGCTGCTCGAGACGACGGACCTGCACACCAACATCCTGAGCTACGACTATTTCAAGCTCGTCGAGGACAAGGCGATCGGCCTCGAGCGCACCGCGACCCTCATCAATCAGGCGCGCGCCGAGCTGCCGAACAACCTGCTCGTCGACAACGGCGACACCATCCAGGGCACCGTGCTCGCCGATTACCAGGCGATCGTCTCGCCGCTGCCTTGCGAGCAGACGCTGGCCATGTACAAGGCCATGAACCACTTGCAATACGATGTGGCAGGCATCGGCAATCACGAGTTCAACTACGGCCTCGCCTTCCTCTCGCAGGTGACCCATACCCCGTTCGACGTCCCGGACCTCGATCTGAGCGGCTCCTCGGCCTGCGCGGGCCCGCTGTTCCCGCAGGTGAACAGCAACATCTTCAGCACGAAGACGGACAAGAACATCTTCCAGCCGTCGGTGCTCGTCACGAAGACCATCACGGCGACGGGGCCCGACGGCAAGGCCATCGAGAGCACGCTGCGCGTGGGCTTCATCGATTTCACGCCCCCGCAGATCCTGAACTGGGACAAGCGGTGGCTCGAAGGCATGGTGTTCACGCAAGGCGTGCAGGAGGTCGCTCCGCCCCTCATCGCCGAGCTCCGCAAGAACGGCGCGGATCTCGTCGTCGCCATCATCCACGGCGGCCTCGACAACAAGCCGTACGTGCCGAACCTCGAGAACCAGGCGTGGCACCTCGCGCACGTGCCCGGCATCGACGCGATGCTCATGGGCCATTCCCACCAGATCTTCCCCAACGCAAAGAGCACGACGCCGCAATTCGACCTGCCCGAGGTCGACAAGGCCAAGGGCACCGTCGCGGGCGTCCCCGCGGTCATGGCGAATTTCTGGGGCCAGCACCTCGGCGTCATCAAGCTCGGCCTGACCCACGACGGCACGAGCTGGACCGTGGACAAGACGAAGACCATCGTCGAGGCCCGCCCCGTCACGACCACGTGCACGAGCGGGCTCCCCGTCGCGTGCGATGGAATGGAGCAATGGCTCACGGGAGCGCCCTGCGCGTTCGCCAAGATGTGCGACATGCAGCCGGACAAGACGAAGATCTTCGTCCCTGCCGACCCGAGCATCGCGTCGCTGCTCGACGCCGAGCACCAGTCGACCATCGCTTACGTCAAGACGCCGATCGGCTCGACCGATTTCGAGATGACGTCGATGTTCTCCGAAGTGGGCGACGTCGGCGCGATCCAGATCGTCAACCAGGCTCAGGCCGATTACGTCGCCACCTACGTCCAGGATAACCTGCCCCAGTACGCGACGCTCCCCATCCTGTCGGTGAGCGCCCCGTTCAAGACGGGCTTCGGGGGCGGGAACGATTTCACGGACGTGATGGCCGGCCCCCTCGCCATCAACAACGCCGCCGACCTGTACCTGTACGCGAACACGCTCCAGGCGGTGAAGGTGACCGGCGCGGAGATCCAGGACTGGCTCGAATGGGCGGCGACGCGCTTCCTCCAGATCGACCCGACGAAGACGACGCCGCAGCCGCTCATCAACCCGGCGATGCCCGGCTACAACTTCGACATGTTCACCGACCCGCGTATCTCGTACGAGATCGACGTGACGCAGCCGCTGCCCCCCCTGGGCATGAAGGCGAGCGGGCGCATCAAGAACCTGACGTTCGAAGGGGCGCCCATCGATATGGCCCAGGAGTTCATCGTCGCGACGAACAACTACCGCGCGAGCGGCGGCGGCAACTTCCCCGGGCTCGACGGGTCGAAGACGATCTTCGCCTCGCCCGACACCAATCGCGAGGTGCTCATCGCGTACATCAAGAAGGTCAAGGACATCACGCGCGCAAACAACGGCTCCGCGCGGAGCTTCCATTTCACCAAGGTCGTGACCATGGGCCCCGTCACCTTCACCTCGGCGCAGAACGC includes:
- a CDS encoding FG-GAP repeat domain-containing protein; the encoded protein is MRLRSTWMMMPLMLMIGACTGVSENDEPALEPELETKTAEQALMSPLDRRRIPIRAIAIADSDCSASAPRCIIPVNADDDVKNDVPPCSGHNGEANDTRVQQGIATANEIYAAAGVEFYLRSFTRVQSPTLWCGAASSQTWAEVKSEIMAGIPEVPANAWPDSLTKGTISAGASFASSWWHAAAATYAPEDEIVMIIPGWRNGSAGDFPHVGRTFVMSPSNLIGNTLAHELGHYLGLAHVYQSAGGQDPDTDLTWTKADRYDLMFRSTVSGPVFFGSKAAAVPYESSLALIEPSCTFVSPGTSCELSCTLAGQTFISGDPEIDGVARRYPDNSVGVNVMSNPPAGCKRHLSESQSHVIWSFFNHEPPITTEFTQRVGTLPTGYTKPLTTARSRLGLVPGTWSIARDFCRYGNEHLYSGDFNGDGRMDLLCNQDDGDMFVDLSNTKGEYWSSEWALSGRNFCRAADEHLYVGDFNGDGRDDLLCNQDDGDMFVDLANTSGEFWSSEWSLSGRNFCRAADEHLYVGDFNGDGRDDLLCNQDDGDMFVDLANTNGEFWSSDWSYARNFCNGAGKELHVGDFNGDGREDVLCNQTNGAMAIDLASTNGEFLSSEWSLASRNFCTGSNATLHVGDFNNDGRSDLMCRDGVSGKTEIDLSNTIGEFWTAEWRGDLDGWCTGATIKDVHVGNADGQFGADIVCNETNGTLSVARVRME
- a CDS encoding LodA/GoxA family CTQ-dependent oxidase; amino-acid sequence: MTTEKKDVISPPPCYDCKGDPAARLKQMFVDIGQARRIEKGQCPAQRAVFRNVHGVAYGRFEVRDDLPPELKVGVFAQAKAFETWVRSSSDSDPAGPDLRTTVGIGIKLFGVEGEKLLEQGDTQDFILQNHDVFFVDDAEEMCEFTYAGVVAGDYPSYLRTHPKTARVFDEMAKVEGSVLTATYWSGLPFKLGEGRYVKYKLVPDTRPENVPNDVANYMAIDMAVRLRQRAYTFKFYVQLFVDDDKTPLDKATVRWSEADSEPIHVATLTLFQQDIEARGQAAYGDNLAFNIWHALPTHEPVGSIALVRKSVYAASAEARRTANGVPLQEPGEPRRPALPISPTAPREPTGKDRCIVRAAIHPSIGVARVGNSHAEGEHGYYIGPEVPDPPAPAPGYHRDRDGRLKRQAARFRIYGLDSEGNVVAELTPDNAEIRWTVHLANKKSAWYQFQLALDIPEAASVPPSGLRNAEVANRADLVIDPGSLSIDARERGGDEYRFDRGRFMGTPVYLGELRTDERGHLIVLGGRGHAAAHNGARAVTFANNEGWHDDISDGPVTAEVHYEGRMLDVDPAWVVVAPPNYAPMQKSVRTMYDLIRDVAIQAGQLPKPRRPSFDRDIRPILERLSRLQWVNAGFAAAFGWKGPFDLASPEWLERLSRPSAADRATRHMLANQFRALDRDGAAPSPWPWLYGDAMNVPPAATPRQNCALTDTQIEMLGQWAMGDFDADYDPNRTPPRSIDEVPLADQPATLDRASLDFCLADAFHPGCEMTWPMRHASLYMPRSPFRIQHATDPVEPSFGGILSSDTALSRSGPLGGQYPGGLTRWMAVPWHTDSASCRSGYSKTYDPYLPTFWPARVPNQVLTRQSYEIVKDTSKPLDERMAAFANRATWLRPIIEQPPEVYEATINTMIEHFDYLSVVEPAEGPPDRENFPAYMEVEDRHDEPDVYDPDASRTNKALASVREAVTGTRPQPAATSPASDLGAIDKVRRFPFGLR
- a CDS encoding FAD-dependent monooxygenase — encoded protein: MASADVLILGAGPAGAIAALNLAPTRRVLLVERRKDASPRIGESLPPAARRLLTDMGLWESFLSEGHAPCFGNRAIWGGPDPVEMDFVRDLDGHGFHLDRARFEIWLRREAVRRGAALIFPAALHSIARDGDGWRVRLSSDRGVLETRVSVLVDAGGRSAPLSRRLGARRTASDKLVCGWVHGHCAESGPSAGTTYIEAEPDGWWYSAPLPAGRRVLAFHTDADLPAARVTHDRDALLARARSISGLSGVLEAAMFLPDERSGFTAAHSAVTSPYVGDGWLAVGDAASSFDPLSSQGLLNALFTGLAAAEAIERHLEGDADAIPGHARALEGIWAAYERHLRLFYAQEIRWPDRPFWQRRRGALHLTAPAPERALPGLGRLA
- a CDS encoding TVP38/TMEM64 family protein; its protein translation is MPDREPRRVPPSDPPPDPAASRTLRNLKIAAVAAVASGLVAAQRLGLFGIFSEPARIKQALVELGPWGYVAFVAAYAALQPFGVPGTMFILAAPLIWPWPVAFALSMAGTMAASVVGFSFARFVARDWVSKFVPARFRAYDEALEKRAFFTVFMLRLIFWMPPMLHVFFGISRVRFWTHFWGSLVGYILPLLATSYFGEKVFDAMRDAPPSTWIGLGAVMVIIVVLFWRFSRRSAEKVIPS